DNA from Evansella sp. LMS18:
CTCGTCTGGATTGGGAGCAAAACAAAGACTACCTCCCATAAGGAAGTAATTTATCAGATCAGCGGAAAGGTTTTAGGGAGAGTCATTGATTACGTCTTAATATTTACCCTGTTCGGTGTAGGTGTAGTCATGATAGCAGGAGCAGGTTCCAACCTGAACCAGCAATTTGGACTGCCGGTTGTAGCAGGAACTATTTTAATGACCCTGCTTGTACTTCTGGCTGGAACACTGAAAGTAGACAGAGTTGTAAATATTATTGGGGGTATTACACCTTTTCTGATAATATTTGTATTAATCATTTCTGTTTATAGTTTTATTAGTGCAGACGGTTCATTAAACGCATTGGATCCTGCAGCAAGGGAGATTTCTACCACACTGCCAAACTGGTTCATCTCCGCGATCAATTATGTGTCCTTTAACATTGCAGTAGGAGCTTCCATGGCTCTCGTAATGGGCGGGGCTGAAATAAACCGAAAAACCGCAGCGGTTGGCGGACTATTAGGTGGTTTAGGACTTGGAATTCTGATTCTTTTAAGTAATCTTGCTATGTTCTCTAAGGTGGAACAAGTTGGCGGCGCTGATATGCCAATGCTGCTAATTGTGAATAACCTGTCGCCTGTTTTAGGAACGGTTATGTCCATAGTAATCTTTGCAATGATATTCAACACTGCCTTAAGCATGTTTTTCTCATTTACTGCCAGGTTTACCGAAATGGATACCAGTAAATTTAAAGTGTTCTTTGCGGGCACTATGCTGATTGCTTTCATTCTCAGCTTTGTCGGCTTCACTGATCTCGTTGCTTATTTCTATCCGCTTATTGGCTATCTTGGTTTGATATTGATTGCAGTTCTGATTGTTACTCCTTTCCGAATGAGGAAAGCAGATAAAGAAGAAAAGAAAATTGAACAAGCAAATTGAGAAGAGTGAAATAAAGTGAACCTTCAATCAGTGGGGGTTTATTCATCCCCCACTGATTGTTAGTTGAACCAATCGGGATGTTAGCGTCCGTTATCTCCCGCCTATCCATCTCCGCTTCCACTCCTGTTTTGAGGATTTGAGGCGGGAGTTTTACGGAAGGTTACATCGGGATAATTAAAGTGTTTTAAGAATGAATATTTGTGCACCTTGCATTTAGGTGTAAGAATATATATAATGATAAAAAATTAATATCATAAGCAATGATAAAGATATAGTACAATTACCCGCTGGATTTCAGAGAGCTTGTGGCTGGTGTGAACAAGTACCATGGTATATTGGAATTGGGCTTTGGAGCTTTTTTGATGAAAGTGATCTTACTTATGTAAGATAATAAGGGTGGTACCGCGGTCCATTCGTCCCTTCTCAACAGGAGACGAATGGGCTTTTTTTATTTTTGAAAACGGAAAGGAAAGAGAAAAATGAAAACAATATTTTCAGGAATTCAGCCAAGTGGAACATTAACATTGGGAAACTACCTTGGTGCTATGAAGCACTTTGTAGACCTCCAGAATGAAAATAACTGTTATTTTTGTATTGTAGACCAGCACGCCATTACTGTTCCCCAGGACCGGATGGAGCTTCGGAAAAACATTCGCAGTCTTGCTGCACTCTATTTAGCTGTAGGAATCGACCCTGAGAAGTCCACATTGTTTATCCAGTCAGAAGTACCTGCACACGCCCAGCTGGGCTGGATTATGCAGTGTGTCAGCTACATTGGCGAACTTGAGCGTATGACTCAGTTTAAGGATAAGTCAGAGGGCAAAGAGGCCGTTTCAGCATCATTATTAACATATCCCCCGTTGATGGCTGCAGATATCCTGCTTTATAAAACGGATATTGTGCCAGTAGGTGAAGACCAGAAGCAGCATCTGGAACTTACAAGGGATCTCGCTGAGAGGTTTAACAAGAAATATAATGATATTTTCACAATTCCTGAGGTTAAAATTCCTAAAGTCGGGGCAAGGATCATGTCATTAACCGACCCTGAGAAAAAAATGAGTAAGTCGAACCCGAATCCAAAAAGCTTCATTTCCATGCTTGATGATGAAAAACAAATCGTTAAGAAAATCAAAAGTGCAGTTACCGATTCAGAAAATGAAGTGAGATACGATAAAGAAAATAAGCCAGGAGTGTCAAACCTGCTTACTATTTACTCTCTCTGCTCCGGATTAACAATCGAAGAACTGGAGCAAAAATATGCCGGGAAGGGCTACGGTGATTTTAAAGCCGATACAGCAGAAGCAGTCGTATCCATTCTGGCTCCAATTCAGAAGCGATACAACGAACTTCTTGAATCAGAAGAATTGGATGAAGCCCTTGACTATGGCGCTGAAAAAGCAGGCCGTACAGCACGGAAAATGCTTGAGAAAGCAGAGAGAGCCATGGGGCTTGGCAGAAAAAGAAGGTAACCAGGAATAGTTATTCCGTGCATTTTTTGATAGCGGTGCACTCATTCCGTTAAATCACAGAATATGGTGGTTAAGATCTGTGTTGCGGTTCCTCTATATGGCAAAAAAGGGGCTCCTGATGCTGCGCAGCGCTTCCTCATCCCACTATATGAATGAGGGGCGGCAACAGGCAAACATCCCTATAAAGTGAACCTTCAATCAGTGGGGGTTTTACGGACGATTTCATCGGGATAAAAGAAGGCAATTAAATAAACAAAAACGCCTGGTTAATGAATCTCAGGCGTTTTTGCTTGCTATTTATTGTGCTGATATAATGTGTTTTTTCATTTATGATGTGCGATTTTCTCCACGGCTGCTTATGCTAAGCCGCACCTTCTTTTTTCATGACTCTTATCTCACGTTTTTCTTTGCGGCCTCGTCCTGCTGAAGCTCCCATAATTTCTCAAAAAATGGCTGGCCCTTAATCATCGTATAACAGTACTCTTCATGCTTCTTGGACCATCCATTCTTAATTTCACCGTATAAGCCATGCCAAGCTTCTTTAAGCTCCATCTCATTAATCTTCCTGTATTTTTCAGGGGCCCACTCGGTATACCAGTATCTCATTTCCGCCAGCTCTGCTTCACTGTATAACTGGTCAAGCGCCATAAACAACAGCTGCTTGAGCTGCCTTTCTTTTCTGATCAGCCCGTTCATAAGCCCAGGTTCCGGAGATAAAATATGGTATTGCTTTTCGCATTCCAGATAATCAATATAGTATTCTCTTACAGGCTCTGAAGCAATCAGGTTAAACAGCTGCTCCTCCTGCCTTGGAACCATCCTGCTCTTTCTTACAGGTGTTACATAACCAATTGTATCCACTACAATACTTCTTTTACCGTCAGTAGCCAAAAAACAATATTCCAGTTCTACCCGCTGGCTTTTTCTACGGACGAAACTTTGTTTGTACACGTCAGCCAGCAGTTCTTCAGGAAGCTCCTGAAGACTATTTTCAATGTAGTCAAAAAGATCTTCTTTGATTTTCAATACAGCTACCTGGTCAAGCAGTTCAATCCTGTCTTCTTTTTTCCATTCAAAAAATTCGCAGACGTTGTAGCCGTTTTCTTCACCTTCAAACCAGTTCACCCATACATCCCGCATATGGAGCATTTATTTTTAACCCCCTTGCACGATTCATTTATATGAACAGTATGGGCAGGTGAAAACCAGTTTATTCCACTATTTTTTCACTTCTTTCGCAAGGGGAAATATATTATGGACCAGATAAGCACCAGACCTGATAAAAATATATATAATTCCGGCCGCGTCAAAAGAAACAACCCGTATTCCCTAAGCGAAAAACCTACAGTAAGAAGATTTAAATAGGCTACAAGACTTACTCCTCCGAGCACAGCAAGTCCAAATCCTACAAGCAGAAAAAACACTCTTGCCAACTTTCTCCCCCTCCTTCCTCCCTCCTTGTCCATTTGGTTAATAGTTATATTTATGATTCTCTTTCTGAAAAAAAGAACCTGATGCAATACATTTTTACAAAGCCTTCGATACTTTTAAACAGAAAAAACTGCAGAAGCATATACAGCAGGTTACTGGACAAAATCTGAACCTCTGTATATTTCATCTGCAGTCATCTTCACAAAGCTTATATGGTCCTGGATACCGCAATTTGCTATATAGCTTTCTGTAATTTTATATCCCATGGCGTACCCCAGCCATTTGGGGAAGCCATACTTTCCGCCATACAAATACGGCAGCTGCCTCTTTCTTCCGATGATATCAATTTTATTTTTAATTTTCCTCTCCCACCATCTGCCCAGGAACTCCTGGTCGTACATTGTCATCCAAGGGGCAACATATTCCTCGCCAATAATTCTCTTCACTTCTGTTTCAGCCAGTCCTTCCATAACCATGGATTCCAGCAGGGAAATATTCTGCTCATTCAGATGATGGTGATCAAGCCGGCATGCATGGTGGTACTCATGGAGCAGAAGAGCAGAAAGTTCTGCTGGCGCAATATCTTTCTGAAAAAAAAGAAAGATAAAACTGTTGAACGTCAGACCATTTCTCCCCTTCATCGTGTTCATGAATTTCCTGTCCAGCGTATTTACAGGGAACAGATACACATCTAGTTCCGGACCACTAAACAAAGATTTATATTCTTTATATTTTTCCTGAAGCAATTTCATAGGAACCTGTTCCTCCCACTCTTGCCATTCCTGTTTAAACCGCTCTCCTGCAGGGAGCATACCTTGTTTGTATAACAAAGAAAGCCAGTCTTTACTCAGCAACGGGGGAAATGCAGTGCCAGGTAAATTTCTGTGTGAATGGTTATCTATTGGATTAAATTTTTTATTAAAGAGTTCCCTTACCCATTCCTGGGGGTCAATGATGGGCATTTAAATCACTCCTGTTCAAATATAGTCGGGGAAGGACTGTGGCCACCCTGGCGTTGAGCAGAAAAGTACCGGGTTTCCACGTCCCTTTGTGCTAATTTGTCAGCTTTCTTTTTCTCACGGTTTCTCGTGATTACTCGCCGTTTTATCCTGGCACTTTGGTTCCAGGCACCTGCGTTCCAGGAACCTCGGTGCCACGTTGAAAACCTTTCGCAACGTATATTTTCTCTCAGCAAATAAGGTGTGAGATTCCTCACTTTTATACACTTATAATTATGCTATGCTGAATTAAATTGATAAGTTCCTATAGATACAGGGAGGAGGAAAAAATTTGAGTGAAGTCAAAAACCAGGCGAAATACGCACCTTTTTTTCAGCAGCTTTCCAGGGAAAATCAGCATATTCTGCTTATTCACGGGACTGCAATGACAGCGCGTGCAGGGCAAACCTTGTTTTATGAGGGTGAAGAGGCGAAATATATTTACCTTATACAAAAAGGAATTGTCCGCTTAAGTAAAATGACGATTGAAAATAAAAAGTTTTTTCTCCACCAGAAGCAAGAGGGTGACATAGCCGGGGAGTTCAGCCTTTTTAATGATATGAGCTGCAGCATGACCGCTGAGGTCGTTAGTGATGCTGAACTTATGAAGTTTGAAAGGAAAGACCTTGAGGCGTTATTCTCCCAGAACGGAGAGATCGCAACTGCTTTTATTAAACTCTTTGCAAGAAACACTCAGCTGACACAGGCGAAATTCTCCGACCTCCTTTTATACGGAAAAACAGGCGCACTCTACTCCATCCTCATTCGTTT
Protein-coding regions in this window:
- a CDS encoding Crp/Fnr family transcriptional regulator — its product is MSEVKNQAKYAPFFQQLSRENQHILLIHGTAMTARAGQTLFYEGEEAKYIYLIQKGIVRLSKMTIENKKFFLHQKQEGDIAGEFSLFNDMSCSMTAEVVSDAELMKFERKDLEALFSQNGEIATAFIKLFARNTQLTQAKFSDLLLYGKTGALYSILIRFANSYGEERQTGILIDWKLTNQDLAHFTGTSRETVNRMLNDLKRNNIISVKKGCILIKDIDFLREHLHCEKCPLERCTIS
- a CDS encoding DUF3603 family protein → MLHMRDVWVNWFEGEENGYNVCEFFEWKKEDRIELLDQVAVLKIKEDLFDYIENSLQELPEELLADVYKQSFVRRKSQRVELEYCFLATDGKRSIVVDTIGYVTPVRKSRMVPRQEEQLFNLIASEPVREYYIDYLECEKQYHILSPEPGLMNGLIRKERQLKQLLFMALDQLYSEAELAEMRYWYTEWAPEKYRKINEMELKEAWHGLYGEIKNGWSKKHEEYCYTMIKGQPFFEKLWELQQDEAAKKNVR
- a CDS encoding DUF2268 domain-containing protein, with the protein product MPIIDPQEWVRELFNKKFNPIDNHSHRNLPGTAFPPLLSKDWLSLLYKQGMLPAGERFKQEWQEWEEQVPMKLLQEKYKEYKSLFSGPELDVYLFPVNTLDRKFMNTMKGRNGLTFNSFIFLFFQKDIAPAELSALLLHEYHHACRLDHHHLNEQNISLLESMVMEGLAETEVKRIIGEEYVAPWMTMYDQEFLGRWWERKIKNKIDIIGRKRQLPYLYGGKYGFPKWLGYAMGYKITESYIANCGIQDHISFVKMTADEIYRGSDFVQ
- the trpS gene encoding tryptophan--tRNA ligase; protein product: MKTIFSGIQPSGTLTLGNYLGAMKHFVDLQNENNCYFCIVDQHAITVPQDRMELRKNIRSLAALYLAVGIDPEKSTLFIQSEVPAHAQLGWIMQCVSYIGELERMTQFKDKSEGKEAVSASLLTYPPLMAADILLYKTDIVPVGEDQKQHLELTRDLAERFNKKYNDIFTIPEVKIPKVGARIMSLTDPEKKMSKSNPNPKSFISMLDDEKQIVKKIKSAVTDSENEVRYDKENKPGVSNLLTIYSLCSGLTIEELEQKYAGKGYGDFKADTAEAVVSILAPIQKRYNELLESEELDEALDYGAEKAGRTARKMLEKAERAMGLGRKRR